In the bacterium genome, CAGATGGCTGTGGTTGACTGCCTGACCAACATCTATAACCGCCGTCAACTGGACTCGTCATTGAGCACTGAAATCAGCAGGTCAACCCGCTTTCAGCAATCGTTCTCAATCGCACTTTTCGATGTCGATCACTTCAAAACGGTTAATGATACCTATGGTCATCAGGTCGGAGACCTGATTCTGAAAGATGTGGCCACGATCATAAAAAGCAATTCCCGGAGTATCGATGTTGTCGGAAGGCTGGGAGGTGATGAATTCCTGGTCATTTTACCCAATACCCAGATGGAGAGCGCTTCCGCTTTCGCCGAAAGGGTCCGGCTCATTGTGGAGGAGTACGGATTGCTCAGGAAAAACATTTTCCCCAAGTGCCAGATCACCCTCAGTATTGGAGTTGCCGAATTCAATAATTTCCAGGATACCCCGGCAGACCTTTTACAAAAAGCGGACAGGGCGCTGTATCAGTCCAAACAGAAGGGGAGAAATTCCGTCAGTGCCTTTGAAGGATAAGGGTACGTACTTAATGCCCTTCGCTTGCGCCGGGTTCGAGGTAGATCACGGCCGTGCTGTCGTCATAGGATAAAATTTCAGCATACCGGCCCCAGTTGATAGCTGTCTCAAGCTGGCGTTCCGCCTCTTCAGGGGGGAATTCGACTTCCAGCTCGGATTGGACGATATCCCACCCCACCTGCTTGCGGTCAGAAACGTACAGCATGGCCATCAGCCACTTGAAAATCGGCAGCCTGCGGATACGGGTGGCAAAGATCTCCTTGCGGGCCGGGATGCTGGCTTCGGCAAAGGTTTCGCCAAGGGGTGTCAGAGTGATGTCACCCTGGGCAATAGTGGCAAATCCCAAAAGCTCGGCAGCCTCGGTCAATCGCAGCAGGTGATCAGAATCGACTTTCAGTTCTTCGGCCAGCCGGTAGATGTCAGCCCGGTTATTGGTCATCTCATCCAGGCGCTCCAGCATGCTGGCCAGGTTGGTGAGGCCAATGTGCGGCAGAGCGCGGGTTTTCCCGCCCGGCTCACCCGGTGCTGCACCCAGCTCGACATGCTCCGGTTGGGTCTGACCAGCCAGAATACCGTAGACCCGGTCCACTACTGCCAGAAATCCGGCAGCTTTTCGCTGGCGCGGCTGGGGCAGCCTCAGTTTGAGATTAGTTACGATCCGGCCCGGATTTTTATCCATGACGATAATGCGGTCGGCCATAAAAGCAGCCTCCTCGATATTATGGGTGACCAGGAGGATAGCTTTGGTCGGAATGCTGCCGCTGGTCCACAGCTCCAGCAGCTCGCCGCGAAGGGAATCGGCGCTGAGAACGTCAAGGGCCGAGAATGGCTCGTCCAGGCAGAGCAGTTCCGGCTCCACAGCCATAGCGCGGGCAAAACCAACCTTCTGGCGCATGCCGCCGGACAACTCGCGCGGGTAGGCGGTCTCAAATCCGTCCAGCCCGACTCTGTCCAGAAGGTCAAGAGCCCGTGTCGTGCGCAGCTTCGGAGGAAGACCGCGGGCCTTTAAGGCTACTTCCACATTCTCCAGCACGGTAAGCCAGGGAAACAGGGCAAAGGTCTGAAAGACAATGGTTGCATGGGGATTTACCCCGGCAAGGGGCGCACCGCGGTAGATCACCTGTCCCTCGGTCGGCTGCTGGAGTCCGGTAATAATCCGCAGGAGGGTGCTCTTGCCGCAACCCGATGGACCCAGAAGGGCAATGAATTCTCCTTCGCTCAGGGCCAGGTTTATGTCCTGGACTGCGGTGAATCGCCGCTCTCCACTGCCATAAATCTGGTTAATATGCTGAAGCTCCAAAAGGTAATTGTCTGCAGGCATGAGTGTTACTCCGTTCCAATCACTACTCCATTCGATATCGTTCTTCGGCCAGGCGGTAGAGGTGCCGCCAGAGAAGCCGGTTGATAATGACCACGACCAGCACCATACTGAGCGTTCCGGCCAGGAGCAGGGGATAGTCTCCTGCTGCCGTAGCCCTGGCAATGAGAGCACCTATCCCGGTAGTTTGCAGTGTTTTTCCGCCGAATTCGGCGTATTCGGCTACAATGCTGGCATTCCAGGCGCCGCCGCTGGCTGTGATGGCACCGGTGACGATATAGGGAAACAGCGAGGGCAGGATTAAGGTGTGCCAGCGCTCCAGCATGCTCTGTTGCAGCAGGGAGCTGGTATATTTCAGATCCTGGGGGATGACCATGGCTCCGGCAATGACGTTGAACAGAAGATACCACTGGGTCCCCATGAGCATCAGCAGTACAGCGGCCAGATTCAGGCCGCCCGGAAGCCTGATCATAACCAGCAGAAAGACCGGAAAAAGAGCTGTGGCCGGCACCGAGGCCGCGATCTGAATCACCGGCTGCAGCCATGTGGACAGTTTCGGGTTGGTGCCTATGGCAACTCCCAGGGGCACGGTCCAAGCCAGGGCAATAGCCAGGGAGGTGAAAACACGAAGCAGCGTTGCTCCTACTCCGAGGCTGATATTTGCCCACTGGGGCAAAGACACCGTCAGCAGCATTCTTCCGGCCAGGTAGACACCGTACAGCAGGCCCAGCCCGCTTATTCCTCCGATGAGACGCAAAACCCAGGGAAGGTGATCGTCCCCCGGCCTGGCAGGTCTATTGCGCATAGGGAAGTGACGCAGAAACCAGGCATCCAGATGCTCGATAATCAGCCCCTGGACTATCCAGCTGAACCAGGCAATCAGGCGCGAGCTGCGCAGGGCATCGTAAACCCAGGAGGTAGGCGGATTGGCACTCTCAACCATTTCGAGCTTAAAGCGGTCAGACCAGGCCAATAAGGGCCGCCAGAGCAACTGGTCCAGAGCAACAATAACCAGCACCAGGGTAGCGATCCCCCAGGTGATGGCCATTAGGTTCCCGCGCCAGGCAGCTTCCTGCAGGTATGCGCCCAGACCCAGCAGGCGAAAGTCACGCTGCCCGACAGTGAAAATTTCAGCCGCCATGAGGAAAAACCATCCGCCTGACCAGCTCATCATGCTGTTCCATATCATGCCGATAGCGGCAAAAGGCAATTCCAGGGTCTTAAAGCGCATCCAGCCGTTGAACCGGAAGGTCGTGCTGACCTCGCGCAGTTCCTTGGGAATGGTGGTCAGTGACTGGTACCAGGCAAAAGTCAGGTGCCAGACCTGACTGGTAAAGATCAGAATAATGGAAGCCAGCTCAGCCGCCATCTTCTGGGGCATAATGGCACTCAGACTCAGCAGCGCTACCGGCAGAAACGAGAGAATCGGCACACTCTGCAGCACATCAAGGAGCGGCATCAGGATCTGCTCCCCCCGGCGATGATAGGCAGATATATAGCCGTAAATCAAGGTAAAAAATAAAGATAAAGTATAGGCAGCGGCCATCCGTCCGATAGACAGGGCTGCATACCGGGGAAGCAGAGCAGGGGAGAGGGAAACCGCCGGACCCTCGATCACGAGCGGCGCTCCGCTGGCCAGGCGCACTCCGACATAGACGAGGACACAAAGCCCGATAAATACCACCACATCTCCCCAACTGATGCGGTGGCGAGCCATTTGCTCGGGTATAAAAATCCAGAAAGATTGCCTCATGAGCGCCCCATCAATTACCCTGCCATGCGTACTGGTTAACAAAGGCTGATCCAGCAGTGTAGCCTAACTTACCAATATTTTCAAGCAAATTAGAAAAACGAGTTAAAACTCAGAATGAAGTCGGTCTTTCCCCTGACTTCTCCTGCTCTTCACTGGCCACTTGCTTTTACTGGCCACTGACCACTCTCTCCTGACTCCTGACTCCTGAATTCTCATTTTTAATATTCATCAGAAAAAGAATATTTAACCGAATTATTTACAACAGTCAACCTTACAATCAACTTTAGCTCGTGCATCGTAAGAGAAAAGGGAGGCATAGTATGCGAAAGAGAATAGTTTTATTCCTGATTATTCCAATCATGGTCATATGGCTTTCTGGTTCCGGGTTTGCTCGAGATGCCAACTGGCTGCTGTCTGAGCTCGATATTAAGCCCGATCAGGGTTCAGTCTGGTGGGATCTCCCGTTCCAGTATGCTCAGACATCCTGGCCAACCATACACCGTGATTCCAGGAACTCGAATTATCTCCCCTTTACGACCAGCAGTAAGCTGAAACCAAAGTGGCATGCTCTCGAAGGTGAGTATTCGGCAGTCATCACCCCGCCAGTCATCGGGCCGGAAGGACATATTTATTTCACTACCGGAAGGGAAGAGGAATATGGCAACCTGCATGCCTTCGACTGGGAAGGAAACGAGCTGTGGCGAAGCTATCTGCCGGATGGGGGGGCATTTGGCAGCTCTCCCTTGATAGATCGGGATGGTGATCTCTATCTTGCGGATTTGGATGAATTTTTCAGCTTCCACTCGGATGGATCCCTCAAGTGGAAATGCTCCATTGACGGACCGTTCGCCTCAACCGTTTTTTCTCTGGACGGCCATATTATCGGGATAAACGTTGATGGCCAGGTTTATGCACTCGACCCCCGGGATGGCCGCATGGCTGCTCCTCCCCTGGACCTTCCCGGCCCGCCCCCGGGAGAGTTCTACCGGATTCCTGCTCCTCCGGGCTTATGGAAAGGGATGGTAAATGAGAATGGCCCGATAACGGTGAGTGAAGCCTTCAACGGGCTTATGGGATATCGATTCAAGATCACCAATACTCCGGTCGTGAATCCGGCCAATGGCCGGATTTATATTCTTGGTTCAGTGAAGTCTGCCGATCGGGGAAGTGTTATCCAGGGAAGATTTTATGGTATTGATTTTGTCCCCGGCAAGAATAACAAACCCGGCGAGCTTCGGCTGGTTTTTCAATCAAAAATAAATGCGGGAAGCGGGTCAAGCCCGGCTATTTCAGCCGATGGAAGGCATATCTATGCTCTTGATGGAGCAGGAGTGTTACATGCTTTTGATAAAAATGGAGAAAGGGTATGGAAACTGCATGTCGGCACTATGCCTGCCTCACCAACCATCGGACCGGATGGAACGATCTACTGCGTAAGCGGAAGTGCTCTTCACGCAATCAAAGATTCCGGGGATTCAGGCACAATTGCCTGGGAGCTGGACTTCACCGATGCTGCTGCCAAAAAGCTGTCGGATTCCCCTTCCCCCTGGATTGAGAAATTTTCTTCCCGGAAGGTTAAACCTACAGTAAACTGCAATAGCGTCGTTTCCAGCAGTAAAAATCACTTATACCTTACCTTGAGCGCAGGATATGAAATCTCGCGGGAGAGAGGCAACATCCCCCTTTTTCTCCCACTGCAGTCTTTGCTGGTGGTTGTGTCACCACCCGGCATTGCCGGGGTGCAGCGGGCCAAGATAAGCTCAATTATAGAGCTGCCTGATACCAATGAAGGTATCTTAACCCTGGATAAAAGCGGGACAGTTTTTTGCTCCCATGCCTCTATTGCCACCTCAAGCGCTTATTACATCGCTCAAAGGATGATGGGTGCTGAGATCGATTTTCCCAGGCCGATAGGTGGAGTCACGGTTCTGGTGCCGGAAGGGCCTTAAGCTCTCTGAGGGACCTTGGGTCCCTTTTTTTAGGCAGTGTAAACTACTTTTGGGTGCACCTGAAGGATGCCCATAATTTGCATTTTATTATCTGGAGCTTTCCATGTGTCCCTTATCGCCCGTAGAGCCGAAAAGTCCTGGGAGATTGCATCAGTACTAGGTGCAGCACCCACTTTTCGGCTCTAATAACTATTCCCGAATTACCTTTTAATACAGCCACCAGAAAGGATAACGATAATACCTGTAGGTGGGATATTGGATAATAGGAAGAGGTAACCACAATTCTTTTGAATCCATTCCAAACCACCAGTAAGGGTAGCTACCCTCGCTGCTAGGTCTGCTTGGCGGAAGAACAGCCCAAACAGGGCCATGAAAGGTGCTGATACCCTTGGTATCCATATCCTCCAGCTTATAATAATAAGTAACGCCGGGCTTGGCTGAATCATCAATATAAGAGTACTCTGCGCTTAAGGTAGCGCCACCCACAGCTTCTATTGGGCCGGGATTGACCTTCATATAATTTCCATTTTCCGATTCACTTCGCCAGAGATTAAAGCCCGCATTATCAATCTCGCTGGATGTACTCCAGGTGATAATGATTTGGTTGCTTCGAGAAATTGCGTTAAATTGGTCTAATTGGATGAGTGTAGGAGACTCGAAGAGCGCTGTAACTTCAGATTGAGAAAGAGGGCCGTCATAGATACGGATATCGTCAATAAGGCCATTAAAAAAGCGGCCGAGATATCTGTGCCGTCCGAAAAACAGGGGGGAGTCATTACCTGCAATAGCACCCTGGCCAGGCGCTTCATCAACCAAAACACCATCTATGTACACGGCCATTCCAGCAGCACCCAAATTGGCTACCATATGGTGCCACTGATTATCATTGAAACCAGGTTCTGACATAAGGCCAGGGAAACCTGCGCCGTTTCCATAAAGAGCCTCAATCCTGTAGCCATAAGGGATGTCGTATTGTAGTACATACCCGCTGTAATAGGGATTAGTTCCCCAGCCATGCCCCTTGTCGAGGAGATCAGCACAATATTGCTGCGTATCGCGAGGTTTAAACCAGAGAGATATGGCAATGGAATCTGGATTGAGAAGAGGGCTGTAGCCAACTTCCACGTAACTATCCGAACCGTTAAAATCGAGTGCATAATCTCCTACTTTCCCGGCAGCATAAGATGCGTTGAATATGGTTCCATGCAAAAGGTTTCCAGAATGATCTAAAGCCGTGCCTCCGCTGCCTTCTTCGAAATCCCAATGTCCAATGAGATGAGGAGCGGGTGTAGGAGGCGGATTGTAGAGCACTATTACTTCAGATTCGGAAAGTGCGCGGTTATAAATACGGATATCATCTATGACACCGTTGAAATGATGTGGACCGTTATAGAATTCCTTTTCAGCGCCAATGATCAGATTTTGATCATTTGAGCGCAGTGTCTCATTGGTAGAGGTGTATGATTGATTTAAAGTTCCATCAATGTAAATATTAACATGAGGACCATCGTATATAACTGCAAAAAAATGCCACTCTCCTTCTTCGAATATGCCGGAATCGCTATTGTATGCAATCCTGCCGCTGAACTGGAAGTTGAGGGGAAAATGTAAATATTTACCACTGTTTATACAGATTTCAAATGTATCATTGCCATCATGATCGGCCTTATTGAGAATGCCAAGCCACTCAGAGGTAACTGCACTCACCTTAATCCAGCCTGTAATCGAAATGTCTTTTTCAATGTCTAAGCTGCTATGATCAAGGACTTCAATATAATCATCCACTCCGTCAAAACCATATGCACTATTTGCAATCCCGAATCTATCTTCACTCAAGGCGGCTCCATATACCGTTCCATGATTTCCATTGCCACTTTCATCATTGGCATTGCCGTTAAATGCATAATGGGCAACAAGTCCATCATTCAAATGAGCGAAGGATGTTGATATTCCAACTATTAGTACTAGCCCTAAAACTACACTGAGAATTAATGCTTTTCTCATGATCTCCTCCTTTAACGTTAAAATTAATATTTAACAAACTAGATCGATTAATAATTATTAATTTAATATTACCATTCCACTTTAAAACCAGTTTATTTATCACGATTTCCATAAACTGTTAATCATTGGTATTAGAAATAATGCCTATAAAAATTTAATACTTTTAATATATGATTGTCAAGTATAAAATAATAATTATAAAAATAAAATATTAATATTAAGTAAAATATAAATTAATTCGATAATATATTAATTTTGGTCTTTAGTGTGGTGGCTTTTTGTAACCAATCGTCACCCCCGCGATGACACTTTCCTCGTCACCCTCACGAAACTGGTTACTGACTACTTAACTACTTAACTTAGTATGGGTAATCATGGTATACTTACTTTAGTCAATGCTTAAAAAAATGTAACTCCTCAGGGTCAAAGGGGCAAAGGCGCAGATGCACAAATTTACTTTACCTGTTTGCTGCTCAGCTTTCCGATTACATCGCTCTGCATTCATTGTATCTTCTTCGCCTCTTTCCGCCTTTGTCCCTGTGTCTTTCTGTTTTTGCCCCTTTGTGCCTTTGCCCCTGAGTAGTTACAAAAAAATAAGCCAACATTAAGAAGGAAAGTGAATAGTAATGACCAAGACAGTAAATATCGATGAAGTACAAACGCAGTTATCCAAGATATTGTCACTGGTTACAGCAGGTAATGAAATAATTATTGCCGAAGGTGATAAGCTGGTGGCGAAAATAGTTCCCATTTTACCACATCCTCAAACACGCATTGCTGGATTGAATAAAGGAAAGATTTGGGTAAGTGATGATTTTGACGAACCCTTACCAGACCAGTTTTGGGTGGGAACAGTATGAAGCTGTTATTAGATACACACATCTTCATATGGTGGTCGAGTGAACCAGACAGACTTTCACCAAAGGTACTTACTCTATGTGAGGATATTAAAAATAGTTTGGTGTTGAGTGTTGCAAGTGTATGGGAGATGCAGATTAAACTGCAATTGGGTAAATTGAAACTACAACTCCCGTTACAAGAACTGATTGAAAGTCAACAGCAAACAAATAACATGCAGATTTTACCTATTGGTTTAGAACATGTTTTAGAGTTACACAATTTACCTTCGCACCACAATGATCCCTTTGACCGCATGTTGATTGCACAAGCAAATGTGGAGAGCGCCTATCTTGTAAGTAAAGATGAGATATTCGGCAAATATGAGGTAAACCTGCTTTGGTAAAAAAGCGGATATCTGTTATATAGCTTTAACTCTGATGAGACCCTGATATATCAGATTTCGAGGAATTGCGCTCCTTTGCCTGCCAGTCAATTTCGATCCGGTGTTCAGGGCCGGTGACTTCAAACAGATTCATCGTGCGAAAGGTAAACTGATTGAGCTTTTTATCAAGGGGCAATTTCAGACTTTCCTCACAGTCTTGCCAGCCTTCATCGGCAGTTTTAATTTGGAAGCTTTTGAAATTTGGCGTGAAAGAAAGCAGAAAAATGTGAGCCTGACCATTCTGAACCTTGACTGTAGATGATATGACATTGGGGGTCCAGTAGATCCAGTCGCGCTGAGTGGTTGTGATGAGATAGGGGGTATCGTAAGCCCAGTGGGGTCTTCCATCCCGGTACCAGGTATACCTGCGGAAAATATCATCCTCGAACATGATCAGGGTGGAACTTGGTGCGGCTGGAAATGAGGTGAATTGGTTGGTGCTGGTCTCCCAACTGCACCAGCGGTAGGTAAGCGGCGTAGCCCAGATGCCCCAGTCCCGCTCATTGATCTGCGGAACCGCAGGCTTTCGCTCAAGCCCGAAAGCGGGAACAATATATATTCCTTCGTTATCCCAGACCTCATCGCGTATTTCAAGCGCAGACAGAGGAATACCTTCTTTTTCGAAGTGGAGGTCGTACTTGGCATCGACCAGCACCCACTTGCTCAGGCTATTTACCCATACTTCATTAACAGCATGGTGGCCGTCAAGCCCCTCCTGCCGTATTCCCGGGCCAGTCCCAAGGCACCGGGTCGGGTAGCCAAAGCTGTTCAATACCGCATGCTGGACAATGCTGAAATGTGCACAGTTAAACTTACCGCCTGCTCTGGCGGCATCGAGAATGGCAAATGCTTCCATCCGGGTGGGCGTGGAATCGTAATCGTCGATGGCTATCGTGGAGTGAATCCAGTTGCGAAGTAACATGATGCGCCGGAATTCATCGGTTTCTCCGGCAACAACCTTATCCAGGTCATAGCGCCGGCGCAGCTCCCGGATACGCGGATGGTGAAAGTTTTCGTATGCAGGGAAAAGCTCGTTGGAGGAGAAAGGAGGGTTTTCCATCTCACGGATAATAAACTCACCCCATGCCGTTACCGGCGTAAATCCGATGGCCAGAGTTATCACTGTCAGCACAACCAGAAGGAGCTGTGGAGGTACTCTTCGAGCAAATTTTTTCATACGCGGGTAGTATAGCTTCTCTGCTCTGGAGAGTCAATAAGAGAATGCTGCCTGTTTGCCTGATTTATTGGGCAAAGATATCCGGATCTAGCGTTTTCCAGAATTCTGCCTCTTTCCGGGCCTGCTTTTGAGTCACTTTATCAGGTGCGTCCTTTGCTGCCTTGCGGGCCTTGACCGCACAGTAATTGGTGAAATCCTTCAAAGTCTTTTTAACCACAGTCAGGGGCATTCTAACCAGAATGTAACTTCGGTGGACAATCCCGGCAGGTGTGCTCTGCTCCTCCTCGTAGACCTCGCTCTCTTTGGCTCTCATAGCCATATCAGCCGAGAGGAATTCCCGGTAGTTGTGGGCGATGCTGTCGGGGTCAATGAATCTGCTGGCCGGATTGTTCGAGACGGACAGGCGTTCAAACTTTAATCTGGCCAGGCTGATGATATAGTCCACGGCCTTGAATTGGGCATCTTTCAGGGCTTGAGCGCGGGACAATTCCCTGGTGGGACAATCTGAGGACGCCCCGAAAAAAATGAGACATCCGTCTGTTACGGCTGTTTGCCGGCCAATCCAATCTGGCCGGGCAGGCAAAGTTGCCGATGGAAGTTTTTTCTCCCCCCTCTCACTTTTCCCCTGGATATTGAACTCTGGTTTCATCTGAATCTTCGCCTGATTTGTCTCCGGAATTTCCGGCTGGGTTTTCTTTTCGACCTGCGCTTTCTTCTGAGCTTCCGGATTACCTCTCTCTCTGACGACCGGATGATGGTGATGACCGCAACCGGCACCTATGAGCAGGACCATGAAAAGCAAAGAGAAAATTGATTGGCTTTGCCAGTAGGATTGTTTGTTGGGTCGGGTTGGCAGTTTCATGCATATCCTCATTTTCTCATGGCAGATAATCACAAATACTATAGCACAGAATCAATAAATATGTCAATAATTAAATTTAGTTGTAATGTATGCCATTGCTTAATATTTATGGATACTTGATTTTTATGCCATCCACTCTGGCCCGTTCCGTAAGGGTGCGGGATTTTCGGTGAGCTCGGCTCATGATATGCTCGACCATTATCCCCCTTACGGTCATGGCATCGGCGATCAATGAACGGTGGCATCGCCAGGGCACAGCTTCGGCGCACATAAGGGCAGCCTTTTCTCCCTGGGCCTGCTGAATCATTGCCTGTAGAGATTCTTCAAATTTTTCCGTCTGCATGTAATCGGCAAATCCTCTGAATGAAGCATTATGCCAGGCCGTATTTGGAGAATCCTCACGGGGATGCCGCAAACCGCCAAGACCAGGAGCATGCCGGTAGCGGATGCCGGCTTCTTCCAGACTGAGAGAGAGCGACTCCCGATTGACTTGGAGATTGCGGCGTGATCGGGGGACGGTTCTCACATCAATGATCAGGGTAATACCACGGGCTTTGAGTATTTCGATGAAATCCTCCAGGGGGTGCGGGTTGAATGTCCAATGGTGAACAGAACAGGCGGCTGTTTCAAAGAAGGTTCAGTCATGATAGCTCATGTTCGGTGCAGCCTTTCTGACGGCGAGGCAGCCTTTCTGATCAAGATGATGTATGATCGTCTATGATTCTGGATGTCAGGATGACGGAAAGTCATTAAAATTTTTTGCTTGTGCCGAAAAAATAATTTGCTATTCACACCCAGTGAATCATAAAACACCTATCCGGGAATCAGCAGGATCACTCGCTAGGGGGGAGCAATTTTTTGGGAAAAACCGCACCGTTGTGGAAGAATTCTTCACCGAATGAGAGATCGGATAATACCGTTATTGGTCCGGTGAGCTATGACCGCTCCAGGGGCATTGCCTGCGCTCCTTTGCTGGTCCCGAAAGACCATCCGTATTTCTTCGATCATCCGCTCGACCATGTGCCGGGGATACTGCTCCTCGAAGGCGTGTTTCAGCTCTTTGCTCAAACCGCCTATGACCGGGTGAATCCTTCCGGGGATCAGGAGATATATATCAAAAAAGTCGATATCTCCTTTCAGCGCTGGTGTGAACAGGATGTGCCGATACAGATCGAGCTTATCCCGAAGGAAAATGCATCCTCATCCTCTTATTCCCTTGCCTTTGAAGGCCGGATATTCCAGAAGAAAAAAACGGCCTGCCGGATTGACCTGGAAGGTGGTTTGACAGCATCAAAGCCTGCTCCAGGAGGGGTATCTTCTCCGGGATCATTGGAACCACCGGGGCAGCCTCGGCAGGAGCTTCGGCCAGAGGGAAAATTTGTGCATAAGCTGAGGCCTGAAAATGTGGTCATAGCAAATTTGAGAAAGGAGCCGGAGGAGGGGTGTACGTGTGATCTTCTGAAGCCGCCCGAAGGTCATATTCTTTCCGGCAAAGAGCGCTCATGTTATTCCATGCTCTATCTCCTTGAAACCATTCGGCAGTTCTCTTTGCTGACAGCCCATACTTACGGAGGGATCTCCCTTGACGCTTCCTTTATCCTCCTATCTTTTCGGTTTTCCCTCCGCCGACCGGTATTTCGCCATGAAACCCTGAGACTCAACTCCCGCCGTCAGCCAGCCTTCGGCTTTGGAGGGGTGGTCATGGGCACAATTGAAGTCATCTTATATGCCGGGGATGAACCTTTGGGGGAAGGATCGATAAAATCATTGGCCGTTCATAAGGAAATATACAAGATACAAAGATGGAAGAAGAAAAAATAACGAGAGTTGCGAGGTCGAACAGATAGTGCCTGTTTCAATGCAGGGAAAAATCCCTTGTATTTTTGGCATAACCTTCGCTCTGGCCATTATTGCCCTTACTCTGAGCAATTTCCCGCGATGGGACGGAAGCAGGCGGTTCTCCGGTTTGCTTCTGGTTGGCCTTTATCTCATCTGGCTTCTGCTCGAATCAGTCGTAGCCATCGGCGAAACAGGTCGAGAAAAGACTCACCATGATCACGGAACGTGCGAGGTGTATGCTCTGGGAAGAGCATCGGTAGTGATCTCCGCCCTGGCCATTCCAGGCTGGCGGAGCGGGGATGGCTTATGGATTCCGGTTGGAATCGGGATTTTCCTGGGTGGTGTCAGTATCAGGCTTTGGGCGATTCGGGTCCTCGGGCGCAGCTATTCACACCGGGTCAGGTTACCGGAAGACCAAAAGCTTATTACCACAGGCCCCTATCGGATGCTCAGACATCCTGCCTATTCGGGCATGCTGCTCAGCCATATCGGCCTGGTCATTTTCTTTTTCAACTGGGTAAGCCTGGCCCTGTTACTTGGTTTTCTTCTTCCCGCCATCGTGGTGCGCATTTACATTGAAGAAAAGGCTCTTTTTGCCATCCGGGGCTACCGGGAAGCTTTTGAGAGGAAAAAGAGGCTGATACCATTTTGCTGGTAATTATGAGGGGAACAGGAAGACAGTGAAGGATGAGGTAAAAAATGCAATCTGATCAGCTCCGCCTGGTGGTGCTTGGGGGGACAGGCTTTATCGGCTCAGCTCTCCTCAGGCAGATTGCTGCTCTCCCTCAAGGGGATGTTCAAACCAGGGTGCTTGTCCGAACAGGGAAAGAACCTTTTCCGCTTCCTTCTGCCACGGTTATTGCAGGGAGCCTGCCTCATGATATTCCTCAATCTCTCTTCCCGGAAGAGCCGCATGTAGTCATTCACCTGGCGACCAGACAGATCGATTCTGAGCCGGAAAATTTTTATTTCATCAACGTTTATGGCACCAAGCGGCTTCTGGCAGCGCTTTCCCCATCTACCCTGGGACTGATTTATTCAAGCTCCACGTCCGTATACGGGCAAGGACCGC is a window encoding:
- a CDS encoding toxin-antitoxin (TA) system antitoxin, giving the protein MTKTVNIDEVQTQLSKILSLVTAGNEIIIAEGDKLVAKIVPILPHPQTRIAGLNKGKIWVSDDFDEPLPDQFWVGTV
- a CDS encoding AfsA-related hotdog domain-containing protein gives rise to the protein MGKTAPLWKNSSPNERSDNTVIGPVSYDRSRGIACAPLLVPKDHPYFFDHPLDHVPGILLLEGVFQLFAQTAYDRVNPSGDQEIYIKKVDISFQRWCEQDVPIQIELIPKENASSSSYSLAFEGRIFQKKKTACRIDLEGGLTASKPAPGGVSSPGSLEPPGQPRQELRPEGKFVHKLRPENVVIANLRKEPEEGCTCDLLKPPEGHILSGKERSCYSMLYLLETIRQFSLLTAHTYGGISLDASFILLSFRFSLRRPVFRHETLRLNSRRQPAFGFGGVVMGTIEVILYAGDEPLGEGSIKSLAVHKEIYKIQRWKKKK
- a CDS encoding isoprenylcysteine carboxylmethyltransferase family protein produces the protein MPVSMQGKIPCIFGITFALAIIALTLSNFPRWDGSRRFSGLLLVGLYLIWLLLESVVAIGETGREKTHHDHGTCEVYALGRASVVISALAIPGWRSGDGLWIPVGIGIFLGGVSIRLWAIRVLGRSYSHRVRLPEDQKLITTGPYRMLRHPAYSGMLLSHIGLVIFFFNWVSLALLLGFLLPAIVVRIYIEEKALFAIRGYREAFERKKRLIPFCW
- a CDS encoding DUF488 domain-containing protein translates to MRTVPRSRRNLQVNRESLSLSLEEAGIRYRHAPGLGGLRHPREDSPNTAWHNASFRGFADYMQTEKFEESLQAMIQQAQGEKAALMCAEAVPWRCHRSLIADAMTVRGIMVEHIMSRAHRKSRTLTERARVDGIKIKYP
- a CDS encoding type II toxin-antitoxin system VapC family toxin codes for the protein MKLLLDTHIFIWWSSEPDRLSPKVLTLCEDIKNSLVLSVASVWEMQIKLQLGKLKLQLPLQELIESQQQTNNMQILPIGLEHVLELHNLPSHHNDPFDRMLIAQANVESAYLVSKDEIFGKYEVNLLW
- a CDS encoding transglutaminase-like domain-containing protein, with translation MKKFARRVPPQLLLVVLTVITLAIGFTPVTAWGEFIIREMENPPFSSNELFPAYENFHHPRIRELRRRYDLDKVVAGETDEFRRIMLLRNWIHSTIAIDDYDSTPTRMEAFAILDAARAGGKFNCAHFSIVQHAVLNSFGYPTRCLGTGPGIRQEGLDGHHAVNEVWVNSLSKWVLVDAKYDLHFEKEGIPLSALEIRDEVWDNEGIYIVPAFGLERKPAVPQINERDWGIWATPLTYRWCSWETSTNQFTSFPAAPSSTLIMFEDDIFRRYTWYRDGRPHWAYDTPYLITTTQRDWIYWTPNVISSTVKVQNGQAHIFLLSFTPNFKSFQIKTADEGWQDCEESLKLPLDKKLNQFTFRTMNLFEVTGPEHRIEIDWQAKERNSSKSDISGSHQS